A genomic stretch from Streptomyces sp. QL37 includes:
- a CDS encoding DUF1996 domain-containing protein, whose translation MLFLSRRKPGHRGLGTLPPWRYRIAGLAAAALALSLVQANAGNAAGDRDAQTAPKAAADVVRVAEFLAECPYTHRAPDDPIVLPNLPGASHMHSFFGNDSTNAHSDLASLEKGRTSCSPTTDLSSYWVPTLYDGDREVEPTGTTFYYLGEGVRDDIIRTIEPLPRGLRIVAGNAKATGPDDNTISRWSCLHHGEVNPSHDFVNCPAGSMLESYLDFPQCWNGTDLDSADHKSHMAYPVGGACPSTHPVAVPKLRQVLRYPVNGDPARLRLASGRGYTMHGDFFNVWPEAEMAQRVRDCINAIIKCGADGTP comes from the coding sequence GTGCTCTTCCTCAGCAGACGCAAGCCCGGACACCGCGGACTTGGAACCCTCCCGCCGTGGCGCTACCGGATCGCGGGGCTGGCCGCAGCCGCCCTGGCCCTGTCCCTCGTCCAGGCCAACGCGGGCAACGCGGCCGGTGACCGGGACGCACAGACCGCACCGAAGGCCGCGGCCGACGTCGTCCGGGTCGCGGAGTTCCTCGCGGAATGCCCCTACACGCACCGCGCTCCCGACGACCCGATCGTGCTGCCCAACCTGCCCGGTGCCTCGCACATGCACAGCTTCTTCGGCAACGACTCCACCAATGCCCATTCCGACCTGGCCTCGCTGGAGAAGGGCCGCACCAGCTGCTCGCCCACGACCGACCTGTCCTCGTACTGGGTCCCCACGCTGTACGACGGCGACAGGGAGGTCGAGCCGACCGGCACGACCTTCTACTACCTCGGCGAGGGCGTGCGGGACGACATCATCCGTACGATCGAACCGCTCCCCCGCGGGCTGCGGATCGTCGCGGGCAACGCCAAGGCGACCGGCCCCGACGACAACACCATCTCCCGCTGGTCGTGTCTGCACCACGGGGAGGTCAACCCGTCCCACGACTTCGTCAACTGCCCGGCGGGCTCGATGCTGGAGAGCTACCTCGACTTCCCGCAGTGCTGGAACGGCACCGACCTCGACTCGGCCGACCACAAGAGCCACATGGCCTACCCGGTGGGCGGCGCCTGCCCGTCTACCCATCCGGTCGCGGTGCCCAAGCTGCGCCAGGTCCTGCGCTATCCGGTCAACGGTGACCCGGCGCGGCTGAGGCTGGCTTCGGGGCGCGGCTACACGATGCACGGGGACTTCTTCAACGTGTGGCCCGAGGCCGAAATGGCACAGCGGGTGCGCGACTGCATCAACGCCATCATCAAGTGCGGTGCCGACGGCACCCCCTGA
- a CDS encoding rod shape-determining protein, translating to MRSSRDGRRRGRPVLRQPAAHSGAGHRPGAVRGLAIDLGSSGARAWVPGRGLVACGPPGWEDHAGRPVRRGRIVDAVSCAGLLGRLADTALGDHRQDSVIVLSHPVLAGREHRTLAGELLAALGASGALVLNSASAVAASAGVLGSGPALVVDMGAELTEVALLVDGRVVDARQADAGLSDLEPRSLSAQLVRSVLDMITSMWREDQHGAVRGALRRGPVLAGGGALRHDVTDLITGRLGVPVRIAPDPSTAVVRGAALILGSVPGPAGADAAFIRPVRLT from the coding sequence ATGCGTTCTTCGCGTGACGGACGGCGGCGGGGCCGGCCGGTCCTCAGGCAGCCGGCCGCCCACTCGGGTGCGGGGCACCGTCCCGGCGCCGTCAGGGGACTGGCCATCGACCTGGGCAGCTCCGGGGCCCGTGCCTGGGTCCCGGGGCGGGGCCTTGTCGCCTGTGGACCGCCCGGCTGGGAGGACCATGCCGGCCGGCCGGTTCGGCGGGGGCGCATCGTCGACGCGGTGTCCTGCGCCGGACTGCTGGGCCGCCTCGCCGACACCGCGCTCGGTGACCACCGGCAGGACAGCGTGATCGTGCTGAGCCACCCGGTTCTGGCCGGACGGGAACACCGCACCCTGGCGGGGGAACTCCTCGCCGCTCTGGGCGCGTCAGGTGCCCTGGTCCTGAACAGCGCCAGCGCCGTGGCCGCGTCCGCCGGAGTGCTGGGCAGCGGTCCTGCGCTGGTCGTCGACATGGGTGCCGAGCTGACCGAAGTCGCCCTGCTCGTGGACGGAAGGGTCGTCGACGCCCGTCAGGCCGACGCGGGCCTCAGTGATCTCGAACCACGGTCGCTGTCGGCGCAACTCGTCCGGAGCGTCCTCGATATGATCACGTCCATGTGGCGTGAGGACCAGCACGGCGCGGTGCGCGGAGCGTTGCGCCGTGGGCCCGTGCTCGCCGGTGGCGGAGCGCTCCGCCACGACGTCACCGACCTGATCACGGGCCGCCTCGGTGTGCCGGTGCGCATCGCCCCCGACCCTTCGACCGCTGTCGTACGGGGTGCCGCGCTGATCCTGGGCTCGGTGCCGGGACCCGCCGGTGCGGACGCGGCGTTCATCCGCCCGGTCCGGCTGACGTGA
- the ligA gene encoding NAD-dependent DNA ligase LigA, translated as MTTNSVGALADTAAYAAAVEEAERAAAAYYATGESTLDDDAYDRLVRAIAAYEEEHPQEVLDASPTGKVAGGAASGDVPHTAPMLSLDNVFSAEQFVTWTASVERRIGRCIAAWSVEPKLDGLAVAARYRQGRLDRLITRGDGTAGEDVSHAIGTVLGLPERLGAPVTIEVRGEILMTNEQFEQANTVRTEHGAAPFANPRNGAAGTLRAKDRPYRVEMTFFAYGALALPESGELAATLAELPHSEVLEYVAGLGVHTAADTAVAPRTVTTTEEVQAGVEDIAALRASLPFGIDGIVIKADLAADQRDAGSGTRAPRWAIAYKLPAVEKVTRLLGVEWNVGRTGIIAPRAVLEPVEIDGSTVSYATLHNPADITRRDLRLGDHVMVYKAGDIIPRIEAPVAHLRTGEEKPVDFPEVCPQCGSEIDMSEQRWRCVRGRDCRLVASISYAAGRDQLDIEGLGATRVVQLVDAGLVQDFADLFTLEREQLLSLERMGETSTDNLLAAIETARSRPLSRVFCALGVRGTGRSMSRRIARYFASMDRIVAADAEALQQVDGIGKEKAAAVVTELAELAPLIGKLVAAGVNMTEPGATPPPEPGAEPEGGAEDGTAAGLPLAGMTVVVTGAMTGALEKLSRNQMNELIERAGGKSSSSVSKRTSLLVAGEKAGSKRTKAEDLGVRIAAPEEFAELVESYLASEV; from the coding sequence ATGACGACGAACTCAGTCGGTGCGCTCGCCGACACCGCCGCCTACGCTGCCGCTGTGGAAGAGGCCGAGCGTGCCGCCGCCGCGTATTACGCCACGGGTGAGAGCACGCTCGACGACGATGCGTACGACCGCCTGGTGCGCGCGATCGCGGCCTACGAGGAGGAGCACCCGCAGGAGGTGCTGGACGCCTCGCCGACCGGCAAGGTCGCGGGTGGGGCGGCCTCGGGGGACGTGCCGCACACCGCCCCGATGCTCTCGCTGGACAATGTCTTCTCCGCCGAGCAGTTCGTCACCTGGACGGCCTCCGTGGAGCGGCGTATAGGCAGGTGTATCGCCGCCTGGAGCGTGGAGCCGAAGCTCGACGGACTCGCCGTCGCCGCACGCTACCGGCAGGGCCGCCTCGACCGGCTGATCACCCGCGGCGACGGGACGGCCGGGGAGGACGTCTCGCACGCGATCGGTACGGTGCTCGGCCTGCCGGAGCGGCTCGGCGCCCCCGTCACCATCGAGGTGCGCGGCGAGATCCTCATGACCAACGAGCAGTTCGAGCAGGCCAACACCGTGCGCACGGAGCACGGAGCCGCCCCCTTCGCCAATCCGCGCAACGGGGCGGCGGGCACCCTGCGGGCCAAGGACCGCCCGTACCGCGTGGAGATGACCTTCTTCGCGTACGGCGCGCTCGCGCTGCCCGAATCCGGGGAGCTGGCCGCCACCCTGGCCGAACTCCCGCACAGCGAGGTCCTGGAGTACGTCGCGGGGCTCGGCGTGCACACGGCCGCGGACACGGCCGTCGCCCCGCGCACCGTCACCACGACCGAGGAGGTGCAGGCGGGGGTCGAGGACATCGCGGCCCTGCGCGCGTCCCTGCCGTTCGGGATCGACGGCATCGTGATCAAGGCGGACCTGGCGGCCGACCAGCGCGACGCGGGATCGGGGACGCGTGCGCCACGCTGGGCCATCGCCTACAAGCTCCCCGCGGTGGAGAAGGTCACCAGGCTGCTGGGCGTCGAATGGAACGTCGGCAGGACCGGCATCATCGCGCCCCGCGCGGTGCTGGAGCCCGTCGAGATCGACGGATCCACCGTCAGCTACGCCACGCTGCACAACCCGGCCGACATCACGCGCCGCGATCTGCGCCTGGGCGACCATGTGATGGTCTACAAGGCGGGCGACATCATCCCCCGCATCGAGGCCCCGGTCGCGCATCTGCGGACGGGCGAGGAGAAGCCGGTCGACTTCCCCGAGGTCTGCCCCCAGTGCGGGTCGGAGATCGACATGAGCGAGCAGCGCTGGCGCTGCGTCCGGGGCCGCGACTGCCGCCTGGTCGCCTCCATCTCCTATGCGGCCGGCCGTGACCAGCTCGACATCGAGGGGCTCGGCGCGACCCGGGTGGTCCAGCTCGTCGACGCGGGTCTCGTCCAGGACTTCGCCGATCTCTTCACGCTGGAGCGGGAGCAGCTGCTCTCCCTGGAGCGGATGGGGGAGACCTCCACCGACAATCTGCTGGCGGCCATCGAGACGGCCAGGAGCCGTCCGCTGTCCCGCGTCTTCTGCGCCCTCGGTGTGCGGGGCACGGGCCGCTCCATGTCCCGCCGGATCGCCCGCTACTTCGCCTCGATGGACCGGATCGTCGCGGCGGACGCGGAGGCGTTGCAGCAGGTCGACGGAATCGGCAAGGAGAAGGCGGCGGCGGTCGTCACGGAGCTCGCCGAGCTGGCGCCGCTGATCGGGAAGCTGGTGGCCGCGGGAGTCAACATGACGGAGCCCGGCGCGACTCCTCCGCCGGAGCCCGGTGCCGAGCCGGAGGGCGGAGCCGAGGACGGGACGGCGGCCGGCCTGCCGCTTGCCGGGATGACGGTCGTGGTCACCGGAGCCATGACCGGGGCTCTCGAGAAGCTCTCGCGCAACCAGATGAACGAGCTGATAGAGCGGGCCGGCGGGAAGTCCTCCTCCAGTGTCTCCAAGCGCACGAGCCTGCTGGTGGCCGGCGAGAAGGCCGGGTCCAAGCGGACCAAGGCCGAGGACCTGGGAGTCCGGATCGCCGCGCCCGAGGAGTTCGCCGAGCTGGTCGAGAGCTACCTCGCCTCGGAGGTGTGA
- a CDS encoding DUF305 domain-containing protein produces MPPRRTAALLLLLAVLTSCTGDGERPPESRSVPSRTTAGPSPSADPTDSAWVQLMIPMGRQAVILLDLAAEKATGPRLRDWASRLRTDQDTELAALRGLRDRMGLPDTDLHKGHDMPGMVTAEDLEEARTAEGAAFDRLLVEQIRDHLRQSEQVSRSEVSAGSRPEARARARALVTARAAQLACLTALHADKHTR; encoded by the coding sequence ATGCCGCCTCGTCGCACCGCAGCACTGCTTCTCCTGCTCGCCGTCCTGACCTCGTGCACCGGGGACGGAGAACGGCCCCCGGAATCCAGGTCCGTGCCTTCTCGTACGACGGCGGGTCCCTCCCCCTCCGCGGACCCGACGGACTCCGCCTGGGTCCAGTTGATGATCCCGATGGGCCGGCAGGCCGTGATCCTGCTGGACCTCGCGGCGGAGAAGGCCACCGGACCCCGGCTGCGGGACTGGGCCTCCCGCCTGCGGACCGACCAGGACACCGAACTGGCGGCGCTGCGGGGGCTGCGGGACCGGATGGGGCTCCCGGACACCGACCTGCACAAGGGGCACGACATGCCTGGGATGGTGACGGCCGAGGACCTCGAGGAGGCACGCACGGCCGAGGGGGCGGCCTTCGACCGCCTGCTGGTGGAGCAGATCCGCGACCATCTGCGCCAGTCGGAACAGGTCTCGCGCTCGGAGGTGTCGGCGGGCAGCCGGCCGGAGGCCAGGGCGCGGGCCAGGGCGCTCGTCACCGCGCGTGCGGCGCAACTGGCATGCCTGACGGCGCTGCACGCGGACAAGCACACCCGCTGA